One genomic window of Coffea eugenioides isolate CCC68of chromosome 1, Ceug_1.0, whole genome shotgun sequence includes the following:
- the LOC113780214 gene encoding uncharacterized protein LOC113780214: MGKRKEVDTCTSDMLGNNDIEDVRWLCSLSESELDMLIALKMLAMRRAKVIGHPSLAKEFDLKKLRHLSFTMMEHLKEQLEDLSAGPDPAEGSKLLDECNLSRLHVSDSFSSMSIDELEEYICPKKSEVPTQEKDRSSRAADKSCEDELPTKRRRLAKKWLPES; the protein is encoded by the exons atggggaaaagaaaagaggttgATACTTGCACTAGTGATATGCTGGGGAATAATGACATTGAAGATGTCCGTTGGCTTTGTTCTTTATCGGAATCAGAACTT GATATGTTGATTGCCTTAAAAATGCTGGCTATGCGGCGAGCAAAAGTAATTGGCCATCCATCTTTGGCCAAGGAGTTTGACTTGAAAAAGCTCCGACACCTTA GTTTTACAATGATGGAGCATCTTAAAGAACAACTTGAGGATTTATCAGCCGGCCCAGACCCTGCAGAAGGTTCAAAGCTTTTAGATGAATGCAATTTATCCAGGCTTCATGTCAGTGACAGTTTCTCCTCAATGAGCATAGATGAATTGGAGGAATACATTTGCCCTAAAAAAAGTGAAGTACCAACTCAGGAAAAAGATAGGAGTAGCAGAGCAGCAGACAA GTCTTGCGAGGATGAGTTGCCCACAAAAAGGCGTAGACTTGCAAAGAAATGGCTGCCAGA GTCTTAG
- the LOC113781093 gene encoding serine carboxypeptidase-like 40: MTELGPFRVNKDGSTLWLNPYAWNTVANVLFLESPAGVGFSYSNTSSDYITGDTKTAADSYTFLVNWLERFPEYKTRDFLITGESYAGHYVPQLAQLILHNNEITNQTVINLKGIAIGNPYVDIETQGSGTYDYYWTHALISDEIHQGIFSNCNFSSGNTSDACQTYEDQADSAIGNIDYYNIYAPLCSSSSNTPTTISEFDPCSDHYVYTYLNTPQVQKSLHANTTVIPGPWDPCNDYIHLNWDDEPDTVLPTIKELTESGISVWIYSGDTDSVCSVTTTKFALNKLGLSVKTPWYAWYTQGEVGGYAVEYENLTFVTVRGAGHFVPSYQPSRALTLFSSFLAGKLPPSN, from the exons ATGACTGAATTGGGACCTTTCCGAGTTAATAAAGATGGGAGCACCCTCTGGCTTAATCCATATGCCTGGAACACTG TGGCAAACGTACTCTTCTTGGAATCTCCAGCTGGTGTTGGATTTTCTTACTCCAACACATCCTCAGATTACATTACCGGAGATACAAAAACTGCAGCAGATTCCTATACATTTCTAGTCAACTGGCTGGAAAGGTTCCCTGAGTACAAAACCAGAGACTTCTTGATAACTGGAGAAAGCTATGCTGGTCATTACGTGCCTCAGCTTGCTCAACTGATTCTCCATAACAATGAGATAACGAACCAAACTGTCATTAACTTGAAAGGAATTGCT ATTGGGAATCCATACGTTGATATTGAAACACAAGGCAGTGGGACTTATGATTATTACTGGACCCATGCTCTGATATCTGATGAAATTCATCAGGGTATATTTTCCAATTGCAATTTTTCTTCAGGAAATACATCAGATGCTTGTCAGACATACGAGGACCAAGCAGATTCAGCTATAGGCAATATTGATTATTACAATATCTATGCTCCCTTgtgttcttcttcttcaaatacTCCTACTACG ATATCAGAGTTCGATCCTTGCTCGGATCATTATGTATACACTTATCTAAATACTCCTCAAGTGCAAAAGTCACTTCATGCTAACACCACTGTCATCCCAGGACCATGGGATCCCTGCAA TGACTACATACACCTTAATTGGGATGACGAACCAGATACAGTTTTACCTACCATCAAGGAATTGACTGAGAGTGGCATTAGCGTTTGGATCTATAG TGGAGACACAGACAGTGTATGTTCTGTAACAACAACTAAGTTTGCCTTAAACAAACTCGGATTATCGGTGAAAACTCCTTGGTATGCTTGGTACACCCAAGGCGAG GTTGGTGGTTATGCAGTGGAATATGAAAACCTGACCTTTGTGACAGTGAGGGGAGCTGGACATTTTGTTCCTAGCTATCAGCCTTCTCGTGCACTCACTTTATTCTCATCCTTCTTGGCCGGAAAGCTTCCACCTTCCAACTAG